Proteins from one Gimesia maris genomic window:
- a CDS encoding DUF1501 domain-containing protein, translated as MSLYHHQQVQATRGGFSRRSFIRNVSLGALAAGTLSFHDLMSVSAEELRKQGRSMILLWMSGGPSQFETFDPKPGTSSAGDKQAIKTAVSGIEIAEDWKNTAKVMSDIALIRSMTNKEGNHQRATYQMHTGYVPSGSVKHPSLGSNIVREIGDRELDIPSIVSVGATEGAGFLGVDFEPFNINNPGNIPDNVAATVTDKRYQKRLGLLGRLDTEFASRGGEVVVKNHSKIYNKASSLVMSPQTKVFDLSQESAELRREYGENNFGKGCLLARRLVEAGSTFIEVRSNGWDNHADISETLSPRAQEVDAGMAALISDLKQRGMLDKTLVVWMGEFGRTPKINARAGRDHYPRVFSAALAGGGVKGGQVIGSSTKDGSAVQDRPVEVTDLFCSICQSLQVEPRKENMSPLGRPMKIVDGGKVVNELFS; from the coding sequence ATGAGTCTTTATCACCACCAGCAGGTTCAGGCAACCCGAGGCGGTTTTTCGCGTCGTAGCTTCATCCGCAATGTTTCGCTGGGAGCATTGGCAGCCGGCACTCTGAGCTTTCATGATCTGATGAGCGTCTCCGCGGAAGAACTCCGCAAACAGGGTCGTTCAATGATCCTGCTCTGGATGTCCGGTGGCCCCAGCCAGTTTGAAACGTTTGACCCGAAGCCAGGCACATCGAGCGCCGGTGACAAACAGGCGATTAAGACCGCCGTTTCCGGAATTGAAATCGCCGAAGACTGGAAAAACACCGCAAAAGTGATGTCGGACATCGCGCTGATTCGCTCCATGACAAATAAAGAAGGGAACCACCAGCGGGCCACCTACCAGATGCATACCGGGTATGTGCCTTCCGGGAGTGTGAAACATCCGAGCCTGGGTTCGAACATTGTCCGTGAAATCGGTGACCGCGAACTGGATATTCCCTCAATCGTCTCTGTCGGGGCAACGGAAGGGGCCGGTTTTCTGGGTGTGGACTTTGAGCCATTCAACATCAACAATCCGGGGAACATTCCCGACAATGTCGCAGCAACCGTGACAGACAAACGCTATCAGAAACGCCTGGGACTGCTGGGCCGACTGGATACCGAATTCGCCAGTCGTGGCGGTGAAGTCGTTGTAAAGAACCATAGCAAGATTTATAACAAAGCCTCTTCGCTGGTAATGAGCCCGCAAACCAAAGTATTTGACTTGAGCCAGGAATCGGCAGAACTGCGTCGAGAATACGGAGAGAACAACTTTGGTAAAGGCTGCCTGCTGGCAAGGCGGCTGGTGGAAGCAGGTTCCACATTTATCGAAGTCCGTTCCAATGGCTGGGACAATCATGCTGATATCTCAGAAACGCTTTCCCCGCGCGCCCAGGAAGTGGATGCCGGAATGGCGGCCTTGATATCCGACCTGAAACAGCGGGGCATGCTGGATAAAACTCTGGTGGTCTGGATGGGTGAATTCGGCAGAACGCCGAAGATCAATGCCCGTGCCGGTCGCGACCATTATCCCCGCGTCTTCTCAGCCGCCCTGGCCGGTGGTGGCGTCAAAGGAGGACAGGTGATTGGCTCTTCGACTAAAGATGGTTCCGCCGTCCAGGACCGACCGGTTGAAGTGACCGACCTGTTCTGTTCGATTTGTCAGTCGTTACAGGTCGAACCCCGCAAAGAAAACATGAGTCCGCTGGGCCGGCCGATGAAAATCGTCGATGGCGGAAAAGTGGTCAACGAACTCTTTTCCTGA
- a CDS encoding fused MFS/spermidine synthase, producing MLLVSGNCALMFQVVWIRELRLVFGATTASSAAVLAIFMAGLGLGNWLFGSRIDAAIRPLRCYGLLELGIALTAGISPFLLMLVRQMYVNMGGQAALGPELATLSRLAASAMILAVPTILMGGTMPAAARAVSNAADPHRRGVALIYGLNTIGAVLGAGIANFMLLEALGNRGVLWFACGINLLLAVSALLISKRLSSSSESETQTLTDLPQAVKHEQATLQQERLGIVCLASGTVGFVFFLMEIVWYRMLGPLLGGTTYTFGLILCVALLGIGIGGALYAILARLVKPTLSLLAFVCTLEAFLIAVPFWYGDQIAFWVLQQQSQPVATFLAQVWNWFQVGAFVIFPAALVAGFQFPLLIAIAGTGKEHVGKHVGWTFAANTLGAISGSIAGGFFLLPVLTAPGLWKLSICLLLILGLTLLLVGQRWKSVSLATSVVLSLATIFMILETTGPTAVWRHAGIGARRASLDEKGANGERNFSNTKNRQCIWEAEGRESSVAITATDSLAFIVNGKSDGNAFGDAGTQIGLGLLGPLLHPAPRTGLVIGLGTGESAGWMSAVKEMTSVDVVELEPVVLEMTQRCSQINANALKNTKLTLHFNDAREFLLTSKKQYDLIVSEPSNPYRAGIANLYTREFYDSVSTRLNQDGLFLQWLQGYEVDDSTVHIVLQTVRSVFPEVQIWRTKARDMVLVCGKSEQAFQYQLDSLQQKLKQPVIAEGLKQGWSAIDVEGVLAHFVCGNRTINQLLESHSEPMNLDDRNLLEYAFAKTVGKSTRFSIHDLHDRAVRLNDDLPVTLGTEGQEKVIQRRLAMQLSLGGTVYIADSLSEVQQTRGEAYNRYLARHYLDALTRFQKFEPDLSCPIETLVYAHTLAESGVPVPDKLLMKVRKQNPTEAAAIETIAALQQKQNDAGLQKIIETLKLLQDSPWGSRQLLDAVLFKAVSLCDLDSNYAAPLYEHLQRPFALYRLEDNRLLVRYLISEKMDNQQIIDSLQTMEPNVPWKEWLLEKRARVYSAGKHPLTEQARSELSQFKRAKH from the coding sequence ATGCTGCTGGTCTCTGGCAATTGTGCGTTGATGTTTCAAGTGGTCTGGATTCGTGAGCTCCGACTGGTATTCGGTGCGACGACTGCTTCTTCCGCTGCCGTGCTGGCTATTTTTATGGCGGGTCTGGGGCTGGGGAACTGGCTGTTCGGGAGCAGGATCGATGCTGCAATTCGTCCCCTGCGGTGCTACGGTCTGCTGGAATTGGGTATCGCACTGACAGCGGGGATCAGTCCTTTTCTGCTGATGCTTGTACGACAGATGTATGTAAATATGGGAGGTCAGGCTGCGCTGGGTCCGGAACTGGCAACACTTTCACGCCTGGCAGCTTCTGCGATGATCCTGGCTGTGCCTACCATTTTGATGGGAGGCACCATGCCTGCTGCCGCCCGTGCGGTCTCAAATGCTGCCGACCCGCATCGTCGCGGTGTTGCGTTGATCTACGGGTTGAACACGATTGGTGCTGTCCTCGGTGCCGGGATTGCTAATTTCATGTTGCTGGAAGCACTGGGGAATCGGGGCGTACTCTGGTTCGCCTGCGGGATCAATCTGCTGCTGGCAGTCTCTGCCCTGTTGATCTCGAAAAGATTATCAAGCAGCAGCGAAAGTGAAACACAGACTCTGACGGACTTACCGCAAGCGGTCAAACATGAACAGGCAACACTTCAGCAGGAGCGATTGGGCATCGTCTGTCTCGCATCAGGAACGGTCGGATTTGTCTTCTTTCTGATGGAGATCGTCTGGTATCGCATGCTGGGGCCGCTGCTGGGAGGCACGACTTATACCTTCGGCCTGATTCTCTGCGTAGCGCTGCTTGGTATCGGAATCGGGGGGGCTCTGTATGCGATCCTGGCACGACTTGTGAAACCGACACTGTCATTACTGGCATTCGTCTGTACGCTGGAAGCATTCCTCATCGCGGTTCCCTTCTGGTATGGAGATCAGATCGCGTTCTGGGTATTGCAGCAGCAGAGTCAGCCTGTCGCTACGTTTCTGGCCCAAGTCTGGAACTGGTTTCAGGTCGGCGCGTTTGTAATTTTTCCCGCGGCACTCGTCGCCGGCTTTCAGTTCCCACTTTTGATTGCCATAGCGGGGACAGGTAAAGAACATGTCGGCAAACATGTCGGCTGGACCTTTGCAGCGAATACCCTGGGAGCAATTTCCGGCTCAATTGCCGGGGGATTTTTCCTGCTGCCTGTTTTGACCGCTCCGGGACTCTGGAAACTGTCGATCTGCCTGCTGCTGATTCTGGGTCTGACCTTGTTACTGGTCGGTCAACGCTGGAAATCAGTCTCGCTCGCGACTTCCGTCGTACTCTCTCTGGCCACGATTTTCATGATTCTGGAAACAACCGGTCCCACCGCAGTCTGGAGACATGCCGGGATTGGGGCCCGCCGCGCCAGTCTGGATGAAAAAGGAGCGAATGGAGAGCGAAACTTCTCAAACACAAAAAATCGTCAGTGCATCTGGGAGGCGGAAGGGCGGGAATCGAGTGTCGCCATCACAGCGACCGACAGCCTGGCTTTTATCGTCAACGGTAAAAGCGACGGGAACGCGTTTGGCGATGCCGGTACCCAGATCGGCCTGGGACTGCTGGGCCCCCTGCTCCACCCTGCACCACGGACCGGACTGGTGATTGGACTGGGTACTGGTGAATCCGCCGGCTGGATGTCTGCCGTCAAAGAGATGACTTCGGTCGATGTCGTCGAGCTGGAACCGGTCGTCCTGGAAATGACGCAACGCTGTTCACAGATTAATGCAAATGCGCTGAAGAACACGAAACTCACGCTGCATTTTAACGATGCCCGCGAGTTTTTACTCACCAGCAAAAAACAGTATGACCTGATCGTCTCGGAGCCATCCAATCCCTATCGGGCCGGCATCGCGAATCTCTATACCCGGGAGTTTTATGATTCGGTTTCCACCCGTTTGAATCAGGATGGCCTGTTCCTGCAGTGGCTACAGGGTTACGAAGTTGATGACAGCACGGTTCACATAGTGCTGCAGACTGTCCGATCTGTGTTTCCAGAAGTTCAGATCTGGCGAACCAAAGCCCGCGACATGGTTCTGGTCTGCGGTAAATCGGAGCAGGCATTTCAGTACCAGTTGGACTCACTTCAACAGAAACTGAAGCAGCCCGTGATAGCGGAAGGACTCAAACAGGGCTGGTCTGCCATTGACGTGGAAGGCGTGCTGGCTCACTTCGTCTGTGGGAATCGCACCATCAATCAGTTACTGGAGTCTCACTCAGAGCCGATGAATCTGGATGATCGTAATCTGCTGGAATACGCGTTTGCGAAAACCGTTGGCAAATCGACACGTTTTTCGATTCACGATCTGCACGATCGTGCGGTCCGGTTGAATGATGACCTGCCTGTTACACTTGGCACAGAGGGTCAGGAAAAAGTCATTCAAAGACGGCTGGCAATGCAACTCAGTCTGGGAGGCACCGTTTATATTGCCGATTCATTGTCTGAAGTACAGCAGACACGGGGAGAGGCCTATAACCGGTACCTGGCCAGACATTATCTGGATGCCCTGACGCGTTTTCAAAAGTTTGAACCGGATTTGAGCTGTCCGATTGAAACTCTGGTCTACGCACACACACTGGCAGAATCCGGGGTGCCTGTTCCCGATAAACTGCTGATGAAAGTCCGAAAGCAAAATCCCACCGAAGCTGCCGCGATCGAGACCATTGCCGCGCTCCAGCAGAAACAGAATGACGCAGGACTGCAGAAGATCATCGAAACATTGAAACTGCTGCAGGACAGCCCGTGGGGAAGTCGGCAACTGCTGGATGCTGTATTGTTCAAAGCCGTCAGTCTGTGTGATCTGGATTCAAATTATGCTGCTCCCCTGTATGAGCACTTACAGCGGCCCTTTGCCCTCTATCGTCTGGAAGACAATCGACTGCTGGTACGATATCTGATCTCAGAAAAAATGGACAATCAGCAGATCATCGATTCGTTACAGACCATGGAACCGAATGTTCCCTGGAAGGAATGGCTGCTGGAAAAACGGGCCCGGGTGTATTCAGCCGGGAAACATCCACTGACGGAACAGGCCCGAAGTGAACTCTCGCAGTTCAAACGGGCAAAGCATTGA
- a CDS encoding DUF1549 domain-containing protein: MTSFTRKRTIPIACLFLVTMTVPLCQSAAFAATKSATQSDKRQRVDAVAMAEKIDQLLETEFKKSNIKPAPLANDEDFLRRVTFDLAGRKPANSEVILFGLDASPGKRQAVIDDLLKSEEYGVNWARYWRDVIYLRATDARSRINQNEFEDWMTTQLNQNKSWDQITTDLLTATGDVRENGNTALIFAHQGDPAELAAETSRIFLGIQIQCANCHDHPTDKWKRNSFHELAAFFPRVRVRPVRDATPRTFEVVSMDRGADGNQYAQRMKILQDPSMLFRLYDKNRDGKLTEQEVQRTRMARGFEQMVSRADKDGDKALTAEEIKSIPVPDNMQRFMTEYHMPDLNDPTSMGKVVQPVLFVGTKAPEGLDDIERRETLSKFLTTPSNVWFSRAIVNRLWAEMLGEGFYTPIDDIGPERSSVYPEVLNTLSEGFTASGYDLKWLCKTITNTRAYQREIQKKTEQQHTPFAAQLPTRLRGDQIFTAITQVFGVDDLQANRNIGSRRYQGSRTARGQFSTLFTYDPSTSQDEITGDVPQALFMMNSKTLNEMLGTDRNTKLAQIARDFKDDNDAIQELYLLTLSRVPGKAELKICQDYIQEAGNRNDALEDLMWSLLNSSEFITKR, encoded by the coding sequence ATGACGAGTTTTACCCGGAAACGAACGATTCCCATTGCCTGCTTGTTTCTCGTGACAATGACCGTTCCATTATGCCAGTCTGCGGCATTCGCGGCAACAAAGAGTGCGACTCAATCAGATAAACGGCAAAGAGTCGATGCCGTTGCCATGGCAGAAAAGATCGATCAACTTCTGGAAACGGAATTCAAAAAATCGAATATCAAGCCGGCTCCCCTGGCAAATGACGAAGACTTTCTGCGTCGCGTGACGTTCGACCTGGCGGGCCGCAAACCTGCTAACTCGGAAGTCATTCTGTTCGGTCTGGATGCGAGCCCCGGTAAACGGCAGGCGGTGATTGACGATCTGTTGAAATCTGAAGAGTACGGTGTCAACTGGGCCCGTTACTGGCGGGACGTCATCTATCTGCGGGCCACCGATGCCCGGTCACGGATTAATCAGAATGAATTCGAAGACTGGATGACGACACAGCTCAACCAGAATAAAAGCTGGGATCAGATTACCACAGACCTGCTGACTGCCACCGGCGACGTTCGTGAAAATGGAAATACCGCTTTGATTTTTGCCCACCAGGGGGACCCGGCCGAGCTGGCTGCGGAAACTTCGCGTATCTTCCTGGGGATTCAGATCCAATGTGCGAACTGCCACGATCATCCTACTGACAAATGGAAACGCAACAGTTTCCATGAACTGGCGGCCTTCTTTCCCCGTGTGCGGGTTCGCCCGGTACGTGATGCCACGCCACGGACGTTCGAAGTGGTGTCCATGGATCGGGGAGCAGACGGCAATCAGTATGCTCAACGTATGAAGATCCTGCAGGATCCTTCGATGCTGTTCCGTCTGTACGATAAGAACCGTGACGGTAAACTGACTGAACAGGAAGTCCAGCGGACCCGGATGGCCCGCGGTTTTGAACAGATGGTGTCCCGTGCGGACAAAGATGGTGACAAGGCGCTGACTGCGGAAGAGATCAAGAGTATCCCCGTTCCCGACAACATGCAGCGGTTCATGACCGAATATCATATGCCTGATCTCAATGACCCGACCTCGATGGGTAAAGTCGTTCAACCCGTCCTGTTTGTTGGCACCAAAGCCCCGGAAGGCCTGGACGACATCGAACGACGTGAAACACTTTCGAAGTTTTTAACCACGCCATCCAACGTCTGGTTCTCGCGGGCCATTGTCAACCGGCTCTGGGCCGAAATGCTGGGTGAAGGGTTTTACACGCCCATTGACGACATCGGCCCGGAACGAAGTAGCGTCTACCCCGAGGTTCTGAATACATTATCGGAAGGCTTTACTGCCAGTGGCTACGATTTGAAATGGCTCTGTAAGACCATTACCAACACACGCGCTTACCAGCGTGAAATACAGAAGAAAACCGAGCAGCAGCATACACCGTTCGCGGCACAATTGCCCACCCGGTTGCGAGGCGACCAGATTTTTACCGCGATCACCCAGGTGTTCGGAGTGGACGATCTGCAGGCCAACCGGAACATCGGCAGCCGACGCTACCAGGGTAGCCGCACCGCCCGCGGGCAATTCAGCACACTGTTTACTTATGATCCTTCGACTTCGCAGGATGAAATTACCGGCGATGTCCCCCAGGCGTTATTTATGATGAATTCGAAAACCCTGAACGAAATGCTGGGGACCGACCGGAATACGAAACTGGCACAGATCGCCAGGGACTTTAAAGATGACAACGATGCGATTCAGGAACTGTATCTGCTGACACTTTCACGAGTACCCGGCAAGGCAGAATTGAAAATCTGCCAGGACTACATTCAGGAAGCAGGCAACCGGAATGACGCGCTCGAAGATCTGATGTGGAGTCTGTTGAATTCCAGTGAGTTTATCACCAAACGCTGA
- a CDS encoding arylsulfatase produces MMLRANLLLVLLLMLLSHSAVQAAEKIKRPNIILIMCDDMGWSDIGCYGGEVQTPHLDRMAKEGLRFTQFYNNAVCWTTRASLVTGLYPRYPRPHLNRNMVTIGEVLQQAGYQTALSGKWHLGRTESTHPVYRGFQDFYGLLDGCCNFFDPYYRDPKFKRGITGDGYRFFAENTTRITEFPDDFYTTDAFTDHAIQEIKTYSQTDKPFFLHLCYTAPHYPLHAKPEDIKKYKGRYAAGWEALRNERYQRQLKMGLVDPQWKLPARDPESADWEQDKYPRDWQERRMEVYAAMIDCMDQNIGRLMATLKETGVDDNTIVMFLSDNGPDASEPGGANPEQIPGPEEYYTTCGPSWAFPQNTPFRRFKTWMHEGGISTPLIVRWPGKIKANSLTRQPAHIIDVMPTCVELAETDYPATFQSHKILPVDGKSIVPILQGKIREPHDSLFWELRNNQAVRQGKWKLVADRNINRWELYDLEQDRTETNNLASQYPERVAQMKADWQKWADKTGVAQQKHQRGKQIP; encoded by the coding sequence ATGATGTTACGCGCTAATCTGTTACTGGTGTTATTGTTGATGCTGCTTTCACATTCGGCTGTTCAGGCGGCAGAGAAAATCAAACGCCCTAATATCATTCTGATCATGTGTGATGACATGGGCTGGTCAGATATCGGCTGTTATGGCGGCGAAGTGCAGACGCCTCATCTGGATCGGATGGCGAAAGAAGGGCTGCGGTTTACCCAGTTCTATAACAACGCGGTCTGTTGGACGACGCGGGCTTCACTGGTGACTGGGCTGTATCCCCGCTATCCGCGACCGCATCTGAACCGTAACATGGTGACAATCGGCGAAGTCCTGCAGCAGGCCGGATATCAGACGGCGCTCAGTGGCAAATGGCATCTGGGACGAACTGAATCGACCCATCCGGTTTACCGTGGATTTCAGGATTTCTATGGCCTGCTGGATGGCTGCTGTAACTTTTTTGATCCCTACTACCGCGATCCGAAATTCAAACGGGGGATTACCGGCGATGGTTACCGCTTCTTCGCTGAAAATACAACGCGCATCACCGAGTTCCCCGACGACTTTTACACGACAGATGCCTTTACCGACCATGCCATTCAGGAAATTAAAACATATTCTCAGACTGATAAACCTTTCTTTCTGCATCTCTGTTACACGGCTCCACACTATCCCCTGCATGCCAAACCGGAAGACATCAAAAAATACAAGGGACGTTATGCAGCAGGCTGGGAAGCATTACGCAATGAACGTTATCAGCGGCAGTTGAAAATGGGACTCGTTGATCCACAGTGGAAACTGCCGGCACGCGATCCGGAATCAGCTGACTGGGAACAGGACAAGTACCCGCGCGACTGGCAGGAACGACGCATGGAAGTCTACGCCGCGATGATTGACTGTATGGATCAGAATATCGGACGCCTGATGGCAACGTTGAAAGAGACAGGCGTGGATGACAATACGATTGTGATGTTTCTTTCCGATAATGGCCCCGATGCCAGCGAGCCAGGTGGCGCCAATCCGGAGCAGATTCCCGGTCCTGAAGAATACTACACCACCTGTGGGCCGAGTTGGGCCTTTCCACAGAATACGCCGTTTCGTCGTTTCAAGACATGGATGCATGAGGGAGGCATCTCAACTCCGTTGATCGTGCGCTGGCCTGGTAAGATCAAAGCAAATTCCCTCACCCGCCAGCCGGCTCATATCATTGATGTCATGCCGACCTGTGTGGAACTGGCTGAAACCGACTATCCTGCGACATTTCAGTCTCACAAAATTCTGCCCGTTGATGGAAAAAGTATCGTGCCCATCCTTCAGGGGAAAATACGTGAGCCACATGACTCTCTGTTCTGGGAGTTGAGAAATAACCAGGCGGTCCGCCAGGGAAAATGGAAACTGGTCGCGGATCGCAATATCAATCGCTGGGAACTGTATGATCTCGAACAGGATCGCACCGAAACAAATAATCTGGCATCGCAATATCCCGAGCGTGTCGCGCAGATGAAAGCGGACTGGCAAAAGTGGGCCGATAAAACCGGTGTCGCGCAGCAAAAACATCAACGGGGGAAGCAGATCCCCTGA
- a CDS encoding GntP family permease → MELSAWVIIVILSGVAIVIGGVLFFRLHAFLALLAGAICVGVLTPVQQIEETALRKNSFKIIEVSEDNRSLVVQVDKKGSLQTGMMLMIMGTEQPRFPLIPIAQTEVQRVTAQFNEDNKRISIAELNVRDDSASRLIRLDDFAITPTHYNAAIAEGKKSVGERVAAGFGSTCAKIGILIALAAIIGMCLLESGAAERIVRSAIQFVGEKLAPVAFMASGFLLAIPVFFDTVFYLLIPLGKAMRIRTGKNYLLYVLAIVTGGTMAHSLVPPTPGPLFVAEQLNVDIATMMMGGLIVGSIAALFGLGYATLINKHCELPFRDSADVTQEDLQKLATKKIEDLPPLWLSLLPILLPVVLIAGSTLLKFKTISSQLSEQSQTLITTLGNKNIALGIATVIALWTLIRQKKSSMGALSESIQTSLYTGGVIILITAAGGAFGSVLQQTGVSFLIESLPQVSPLMLVTLAFLITTAIRTAQGSSTVAMITTVGILGGIAESTTLGFHPVYLALAIGCGSKPISWMNDSGFWVIGKMSGMTEGETLKFISPMTALMGIVGFIVVLLGVQFFPMA, encoded by the coding sequence ATGGAACTGAGCGCTTGGGTCATTATTGTTATTTTATCCGGGGTCGCCATCGTCATTGGTGGCGTCCTGTTTTTTCGTCTGCATGCCTTCCTGGCGTTGCTGGCAGGTGCCATTTGTGTAGGAGTGCTGACGCCCGTACAACAGATTGAAGAGACGGCACTCAGGAAAAACAGTTTCAAAATCATTGAAGTCAGCGAAGACAACCGCAGTCTCGTGGTCCAGGTGGACAAAAAAGGCAGCCTGCAGACCGGCATGATGCTGATGATTATGGGGACCGAACAACCCCGCTTCCCACTGATACCGATCGCCCAGACTGAGGTTCAGCGGGTCACTGCCCAGTTTAACGAAGACAATAAAAGAATCAGCATCGCCGAACTCAATGTCCGCGATGACAGTGCCAGCCGCCTGATACGCCTGGATGACTTCGCCATCACACCCACACATTATAATGCGGCAATCGCGGAAGGTAAAAAGTCAGTCGGCGAACGTGTCGCCGCCGGCTTCGGTTCCACCTGTGCCAAGATCGGTATTCTGATTGCCCTCGCTGCCATTATCGGCATGTGTCTGCTGGAAAGTGGCGCTGCCGAACGCATTGTCCGCTCGGCGATTCAGTTTGTCGGCGAGAAACTGGCCCCCGTTGCCTTTATGGCCAGTGGCTTTCTGCTGGCGATCCCCGTCTTTTTTGATACCGTCTTCTACCTGCTCATCCCGCTGGGAAAAGCAATGCGGATCCGCACCGGTAAAAACTATCTGCTGTATGTCCTCGCGATTGTAACCGGAGGCACCATGGCCCATTCCCTGGTGCCGCCAACCCCCGGACCATTATTTGTGGCCGAACAGTTGAATGTCGATATCGCCACCATGATGATGGGCGGCCTGATTGTGGGCAGTATCGCCGCTCTGTTCGGGCTCGGATATGCCACTCTGATTAACAAACACTGTGAACTTCCCTTTCGGGACTCAGCCGATGTCACCCAGGAAGATCTTCAGAAACTCGCCACGAAAAAAATCGAAGACCTGCCGCCACTCTGGTTGTCGCTGCTACCAATTCTACTCCCTGTCGTCCTCATCGCCGGTTCTACGCTGTTGAAATTTAAAACAATCAGCAGCCAGCTTTCAGAGCAGTCGCAAACACTGATTACCACACTGGGAAACAAAAACATCGCGTTGGGTATCGCGACGGTCATTGCGCTCTGGACACTCATTCGACAGAAAAAATCCTCAATGGGAGCGCTGTCCGAATCGATCCAGACCTCCCTGTATACGGGGGGCGTGATCATCCTGATTACGGCTGCTGGCGGCGCGTTTGGCAGTGTCCTGCAACAGACAGGTGTGAGTTTCCTCATTGAATCTCTGCCACAGGTCTCACCATTGATGCTGGTCACGCTGGCCTTTCTGATCACCACCGCCATCCGCACTGCACAGGGCTCATCGACAGTCGCCATGATCACCACCGTCGGTATTCTGGGGGGCATCGCCGAGTCCACGACACTCGGCTTTCATCCGGTCTACCTGGCACTGGCCATTGGCTGTGGCTCCAAGCCGATCTCCTGGATGAATGACAGCGGCTTCTGGGTCATCGGAAAAATGAGCGGTATGACCGAAGGCGAAACCCTGAAATTTATCAGCCCCATGACCGCTCTGATGGGCATTGTCGGTTTTATCGTCGTCCTGCTGGGAGTTCAGTTTTTCCCGATGGCTTAG